A window from Dioscorea cayenensis subsp. rotundata cultivar TDr96_F1 chromosome 10, TDr96_F1_v2_PseudoChromosome.rev07_lg8_w22 25.fasta, whole genome shotgun sequence encodes these proteins:
- the LOC120270449 gene encoding uncharacterized protein LOC120270449 isoform X1, which translates to MAAAAAKVCPENAFRYNGSLCACNPGMFFSNGSCSLFATSEKDWSIGSGVTSTPTFLTTVLPLESIRRITQSQAVLLEATLVALVIWLLFCVGVRFGRVDGGRSVWFRIRWWISRLDVSFATNHWLDDCQVVQKRQTELGGTFSVACWMLFVGLLSALLYQIIAKRNIEVHRVRPANAPDLLAFVNDFEFNITTISSMTCSNLRSPDTLVTGLPGFVDYRVFPLSTYINYHCYNTSMGPTVSLRCSNCQVPRRDHFISWHFVDLPNNPATAVGFLFNLTAKEHGYGKYMSYVNGTLNSNSDNKPQTFRGPDLNILKIHLFPQNYIRLHKLKLIQPLFHDFIPGSSIAEVNKLQSSLQSPNGGIINTTLYISYLADYVVEIDKENNNGPVGFLADIGGLYSISLAIFLYLLWQCEGRFKKLRYEDSVMREIKSRRRAQRNWNKLRKFVMYTWGPSNLDGNGMINKGKGKFRLDYSCGIESLHNREQPRRKDTNCSNKMVDFNVETRILDIKDGSER; encoded by the exons ATGGCTGCTGCTGCTGCGAAGGTCTGCCCTGAGAACGCGTTCAGGTACAATGGCTCACTGTGCGCTTGCAATCCTGGGATGTTCTTCTCCAATGGCAGCTGCTCGTTGTTTGCGACGTCGGAGAAGGACTGGTCGATTGGCTCCGGAGTGACTTCCACGCCGACGTTCTTGACCACTGTGCTGCCGCTGGAATCTATCCGAAGGATCACGCAGTCACAGGCTGTGCTGCTTGAGGCTACGTTGGTTGCGCTGGTGATCTGGTTGCTGTTCTGTGTGGGTGTGAGGTTTGGGAGGGTGGATGGTGGGCGGAGTGTCTGGTTTCGCATTCGGTGGTGGATTAGTAGATTGGATGTTTCCTTTGCCACCAACCATTGGCTG GATGATTGCCAGGTCGTACAAAAACGGCAAACAGAACTAGGTGGAACATTTTCTGTGGCATGCTGGATGCTTTTTGTTGGATTGTTGTCGGC GTTACTCTATCAGATTATAGCAAAAAGAAACATTGAGGTGCATAGAGTCAGACCAGCTAATGCCCCAGATTTATTAGCATTCGTGAATGATTTTGAATTCAACATCACGACAATTTCTAGTATGACTTGTTCTAATCTACGCAGTCCTGATACCTTGGTAACTGGGCTCCCTGGTTTTGTTGATTACAGAGTCTTCCCTCTGTCAACTTACATAAATTATCACTGTTATAATACCAGCATGGGACCAACTGTCTCTCTTAGATGCAGCAATTGTCAAGTTCCTCGAAGGGACCACTTTATTTCATGGCATTTTGTTGATCTTCCAAATAACCCTGCCACTGCTGTTGGTTTTCTGTTCAATCTGACTGCAAAAGAACATGGTTATGGCAAATATATGAGCTATGTTAATGGCACACTGAATTCAAATTCAGATAACAAGCCGCAAACCTTCAGAGGGCCAGACTTGAATATATTAAAGATTCATCTGTTTCCTCAGAACTATATTCGTTTGCATAAGTTAAAGCTCATTCAACCTCTATTTCATGACTTCATTCCTGGATCTTCAATAGCTGAAGTGAACAAGCTCCAGTCATCTCTTCAAAGTCCCAATGGTGGAATAATTAATACTACATTATATATCAGCTATCTTGCTGATTATGTTGTGGAGATTGACAAGGAAAATAATAATGGCCCTG TGGGTTTCCTTGCGGATATTGGTGGTCTCTATTCAATTAGCCTTGCAATTTTCCTTTACTTATTGTGGCAA TGTGAGGGAAGATTCAAGAAATTGCGCTATGAGGATAGTGTCATGAGGGAAATCAAAAGCCGGAGACGTGCTCAACGAAATTGGAATAAG TTGAGGAAATTTGTGATGTACACATGGGGCCCTAGTAACTTGGATGGGAATGGCATGATTAATAAAGGGAAAGGCAAGTTTAGGTTAGATTATTCTTGCGGTATTGAATCTTTGCATAACAGAGAACAaccaagaagaaaagatacTAACTGCTCCAACAAAATGGTTGACTTCAATGTTGAAACG
- the LOC120270449 gene encoding uncharacterized protein LOC120270449 isoform X2 yields MAAAAAKVCPENAFRYNGSLCACNPGMFFSNGSCSLFATSEKDWSIGSGVTSTPTFLTTVLPLESIRRITQSQAVLLEATLVALVIWLLFCVGVRFGRVDGGRSVWFRIRWWISRLDVSFATNHWLDDCQVVQKRQTELGGTFSVACWMLFVGLLSALLYQIIAKRNIEVHRVRPANAPDLLAFVNDFEFNITTISSMTCSNLRSPDTLVTGLPGFVDYRVFPLSTYINYHCYNTSMGPTVSLRCSNCQVPRRDHFISWHFVDLPNNPATAVGFLFNLTAKEHGYGKYMSYVNGTLNSNSDNKPQTFRGPDLNILKIHLFPQNYIRLHKLKLIQPLFHDFIPGSSIAEVNKLQSSLQSPNGGIINTTLYISYLADYVVEIDKENNNGPVGFLADIGGLYSISLAIFLYLLWQCEGRFKKLRYEDSVMREIKSRRRAQRNWNKLRKFVMYTWGPSNLDGNGMINKGKGKFRLDYSCGIESLHNREQPRRKDTNCSNKMVDFNVETVTKIEP; encoded by the exons ATGGCTGCTGCTGCTGCGAAGGTCTGCCCTGAGAACGCGTTCAGGTACAATGGCTCACTGTGCGCTTGCAATCCTGGGATGTTCTTCTCCAATGGCAGCTGCTCGTTGTTTGCGACGTCGGAGAAGGACTGGTCGATTGGCTCCGGAGTGACTTCCACGCCGACGTTCTTGACCACTGTGCTGCCGCTGGAATCTATCCGAAGGATCACGCAGTCACAGGCTGTGCTGCTTGAGGCTACGTTGGTTGCGCTGGTGATCTGGTTGCTGTTCTGTGTGGGTGTGAGGTTTGGGAGGGTGGATGGTGGGCGGAGTGTCTGGTTTCGCATTCGGTGGTGGATTAGTAGATTGGATGTTTCCTTTGCCACCAACCATTGGCTG GATGATTGCCAGGTCGTACAAAAACGGCAAACAGAACTAGGTGGAACATTTTCTGTGGCATGCTGGATGCTTTTTGTTGGATTGTTGTCGGC GTTACTCTATCAGATTATAGCAAAAAGAAACATTGAGGTGCATAGAGTCAGACCAGCTAATGCCCCAGATTTATTAGCATTCGTGAATGATTTTGAATTCAACATCACGACAATTTCTAGTATGACTTGTTCTAATCTACGCAGTCCTGATACCTTGGTAACTGGGCTCCCTGGTTTTGTTGATTACAGAGTCTTCCCTCTGTCAACTTACATAAATTATCACTGTTATAATACCAGCATGGGACCAACTGTCTCTCTTAGATGCAGCAATTGTCAAGTTCCTCGAAGGGACCACTTTATTTCATGGCATTTTGTTGATCTTCCAAATAACCCTGCCACTGCTGTTGGTTTTCTGTTCAATCTGACTGCAAAAGAACATGGTTATGGCAAATATATGAGCTATGTTAATGGCACACTGAATTCAAATTCAGATAACAAGCCGCAAACCTTCAGAGGGCCAGACTTGAATATATTAAAGATTCATCTGTTTCCTCAGAACTATATTCGTTTGCATAAGTTAAAGCTCATTCAACCTCTATTTCATGACTTCATTCCTGGATCTTCAATAGCTGAAGTGAACAAGCTCCAGTCATCTCTTCAAAGTCCCAATGGTGGAATAATTAATACTACATTATATATCAGCTATCTTGCTGATTATGTTGTGGAGATTGACAAGGAAAATAATAATGGCCCTG TGGGTTTCCTTGCGGATATTGGTGGTCTCTATTCAATTAGCCTTGCAATTTTCCTTTACTTATTGTGGCAA TGTGAGGGAAGATTCAAGAAATTGCGCTATGAGGATAGTGTCATGAGGGAAATCAAAAGCCGGAGACGTGCTCAACGAAATTGGAATAAG TTGAGGAAATTTGTGATGTACACATGGGGCCCTAGTAACTTGGATGGGAATGGCATGATTAATAAAGGGAAAGGCAAGTTTAGGTTAGATTATTCTTGCGGTATTGAATCTTTGCATAACAGAGAACAaccaagaagaaaagatacTAACTGCTCCAACAAAATGGTTGACTTCAATGTTGAAACG